A window of ANME-2 cluster archaeon contains these coding sequences:
- a CDS encoding DUF5371 domain-containing protein, producing the protein MKIVHVQSVLPEEDIIALKLKTGESSTKDAISKAVYYYLDCDNLDTNQ; encoded by the coding sequence ATGAAAATAGTGCACGTACAATCGGTTCTACCCGAAGAAGATATCATTGCACTTAAATTAAAAACAGGCGAATCTTCCACCAAAGATGCCATATCAAAGGCAGTATACTACTACCTCGACTGTGATAATTTAGATACAAATCAATAA